In Gouania willdenowi chromosome 15, fGouWil2.1, whole genome shotgun sequence, one DNA window encodes the following:
- the LOC114477120 gene encoding otoraplin-like isoform X2, with amino-acid sequence MTCLLEILLSVVGLLHHHNARAIIMDKLSDSKICGDEECSYVLSMATALDDFTAPDCRFINIKKGQMVYVYSKLVPSEGAGVFWSGSVYSERYVDQMGIMGYFPAVVVKERHTFVEDTDMDFYCN; translated from the exons ATGACTTGTTTACTGGAGATTCTGCTGAGTGTTGTTGGACTACTTCACCATCACAATGCAAGAGCTATAATCATGGACAAGCTTTCAGACAGCAAGATTTGTGGGGACGAAGAATGCTCAT ACGTTCTTTCCATGGCCACAGCCTTGGATGACTTTACAGCCCCTGACTGCAGATTCATCAACATCAAGAAGGGTCAGATGGTTTATGTGTACTCTAAACTTGTTCCATCAGAGGGCGCCGGAGTCTTCTGGTCTGGCAGT GTATACAGTGAGCGTTATGTGGACCAGATGGGCATTATGGGATATTTCCCTGCAGTTGTGGTGAAGGAGAGGCACACGTTTGTAGAGGATACA GACATGGACTTTTACTGTAATTAG
- the LOC114477120 gene encoding otoraplin-like isoform X1, with translation MTCLLEILLSVVGLLHHHNARAIIMDKLSDSKICGDEECSYVLSMATALDDFTAPDCRFINIKKGQMVYVYSKLVPSEGAGVFWSGSVYSERYVDQMGIMGYFPAVVVKERHTFVEDTVKMQTNDMDFYCN, from the exons ATGACTTGTTTACTGGAGATTCTGCTGAGTGTTGTTGGACTACTTCACCATCACAATGCAAGAGCTATAATCATGGACAAGCTTTCAGACAGCAAGATTTGTGGGGACGAAGAATGCTCAT ACGTTCTTTCCATGGCCACAGCCTTGGATGACTTTACAGCCCCTGACTGCAGATTCATCAACATCAAGAAGGGTCAGATGGTTTATGTGTACTCTAAACTTGTTCCATCAGAGGGCGCCGGAGTCTTCTGGTCTGGCAGT GTATACAGTGAGCGTTATGTGGACCAGATGGGCATTATGGGATATTTCCCTGCAGTTGTGGTGAAGGAGAGGCACACGTTTGTAGAGGATACAGTTAAGATGCAAACAAAT GACATGGACTTTTACTGTAATTAG